In Tessaracoccus flavus, the following are encoded in one genomic region:
- a CDS encoding aldo/keto reductase family protein yields MKYRYLGDSGLKITELTYGNWLTHGSQVEADQATACVRAALDAGITSFDTADVYANTVAEEVLGEALKGERRESLEIFTKVYWPVGPKGANDVGLSRKHIMEGINGSLKRLKTDYVDLYQAHRFDVETPLEETMVALADVVRQGKALYIGVSEWPADKIREGAALAKELRIPFISNQPQYSMLWRVIEDEVVPASREVGVSQIVWSPVAQGILTGKYKPGQPAPEGSRATDKKGGQQMIERWLRDDVLERVQNLRPVADELGITMAQLAVAWVLHNDNVAAAIIGASRPEQITENVKASEVELSDDVMARIDDILGDVVERDAAKINVPEKRPA; encoded by the coding sequence ATGAAGTACCGCTACCTTGGCGATTCCGGCCTCAAGATCACCGAACTCACCTACGGCAACTGGCTGACCCACGGGTCCCAGGTCGAGGCAGACCAGGCAACCGCCTGCGTTCGGGCAGCTCTTGACGCTGGCATCACCTCGTTCGACACCGCCGACGTATATGCGAACACGGTCGCCGAGGAAGTGCTCGGGGAAGCCCTCAAGGGTGAACGTCGCGAGTCGCTGGAGATCTTCACCAAGGTCTACTGGCCCGTCGGCCCCAAGGGAGCCAACGACGTCGGATTGTCGCGCAAGCACATCATGGAGGGCATCAACGGCTCCCTGAAGCGTCTCAAGACCGACTACGTCGATCTCTACCAGGCTCATCGCTTCGACGTGGAGACCCCTCTTGAGGAGACGATGGTCGCGCTGGCCGACGTCGTCCGGCAGGGCAAGGCCCTGTACATCGGTGTGTCTGAGTGGCCCGCCGACAAGATCCGCGAGGGGGCGGCTCTGGCGAAGGAACTGCGGATCCCGTTCATCTCGAACCAGCCCCAGTACTCGATGCTCTGGCGAGTCATCGAGGACGAGGTGGTGCCCGCCTCCCGTGAGGTGGGCGTCTCTCAGATCGTGTGGTCGCCCGTTGCGCAGGGAATCCTGACCGGTAAGTACAAGCCGGGCCAGCCTGCTCCAGAGGGCTCGCGCGCGACGGACAAGAAGGGCGGTCAGCAGATGATTGAGCGCTGGCTGCGCGATGACGTGCTCGAGCGGGTCCAGAACCTGCGCCCAGTGGCCGACGAGCTCGGCATCACGATGGCGCAGCTGGCTGTCGCCTGGGTGCTGCACAACGACAACGTGGCCGCAGCCATCATCGGCGCCTCGCGTCCCGAGCAGATCACCGAGAACGTGAAGGCGAGCGAAGTGGAGCTTTCCGACGACGTGATGGCACGTATCGACGACATTCTCGGCGACGTCGTCGAGCGTGACGCCGCCAAGATCAACGTGCCGGAGAAGCGTCCCGCGTGA
- a CDS encoding M16 family metallopeptidase, whose translation MSEAELNYELVVDTLPNGLQVAVSPDPAAPGVAVNLWVAVGSADEEPGRTGFAHLFEHLMFQGSAAVASGEHMATIEGLGGTVNATTSSDRTNYFETVPRSALDLALWLEADRLASLAITPENFEAQRQVVKEEKRQRYDNQPYGDLLELLTAQHFDPAHPYGHLTIGSMADLDAASLDDVAGFFERWYRPSNIRLVLCGPVTPDEGLELARRRLGHLPKLSAPSRATMPVVSGPEPHTTSVTRAVPHSLAYLSWRTPPAHHPDHLALDLALAILSDGHASRLHRSLVKRRDVANEVHSATLTNRSASSIATVLGRPSDDVPIPALADAILAELAAFIDGGPREEELARAVAQYERDWLWELATTTGRADAINESWLLHGDPQRVNTHLAEIVALSCDDVRRAAGRWLSPDDAYQLHYHAEDAR comes from the coding sequence ATGAGCGAGGCCGAACTGAACTACGAGCTGGTCGTCGACACGCTCCCCAACGGCCTCCAGGTGGCGGTGTCACCGGACCCCGCAGCGCCAGGCGTGGCGGTGAATCTATGGGTGGCGGTGGGTTCGGCTGACGAGGAACCGGGCCGGACCGGGTTCGCCCATCTCTTCGAACACCTCATGTTCCAGGGATCGGCGGCGGTGGCCAGCGGCGAACACATGGCCACGATCGAGGGCCTGGGCGGCACGGTGAACGCCACCACGTCGTCGGACCGAACCAACTACTTCGAGACCGTCCCCCGCTCCGCGCTCGACCTTGCCCTGTGGCTTGAAGCAGACCGCCTAGCCTCTCTCGCGATCACGCCAGAGAACTTCGAGGCGCAGCGGCAGGTGGTCAAGGAAGAGAAGCGCCAGCGCTACGACAATCAGCCCTACGGCGATCTCCTCGAGCTCCTGACGGCGCAGCACTTCGACCCCGCCCATCCCTACGGACATCTCACGATCGGTTCGATGGCAGACCTCGACGCGGCGAGCCTCGACGACGTGGCTGGCTTCTTTGAACGGTGGTACCGCCCCAGCAACATCCGCCTCGTGCTCTGCGGCCCGGTGACGCCGGACGAGGGACTCGAGCTAGCCCGCCGGCGCCTCGGACACCTCCCCAAGCTCTCAGCGCCTAGCCGAGCGACGATGCCTGTCGTCTCGGGCCCGGAGCCCCACACGACGTCCGTCACCAGGGCTGTACCGCACTCGCTGGCCTACCTGTCATGGCGCACTCCCCCGGCCCACCACCCGGACCACCTGGCCCTGGATCTCGCTCTGGCCATCCTCAGCGACGGCCACGCCTCGAGACTGCACCGGAGCCTGGTCAAGCGGCGCGATGTGGCCAACGAGGTGCACAGCGCAACCCTCACCAACCGGTCCGCATCCTCCATCGCCACCGTTCTCGGTAGACCGTCGGACGACGTGCCCATCCCCGCTCTCGCCGATGCCATCCTCGCTGAACTGGCCGCGTTCATCGACGGGGGCCCCCGCGAGGAGGAACTCGCTCGCGCCGTGGCCCAGTACGAGCGCGACTGGCTCTGGGAACTCGCCACCACCACCGGGCGTGCCGACGCCATCAACGAGTCCTGGCTCCTGCACGGGGATCCACAGCGGGTCAACACCCACCTCGCGGAAATTGTCGCGCTCAGCTGCGACGACGTGCGCCGGGCGGCCGGCCGCTGGCTATCCCCCGACGACGCCTACCAGCTCCACTACCACGCCGAGGACGCCCGATGA
- a CDS encoding M16 family metallopeptidase: MTRPTVGPSRPWIFPTPRVDQLRTGLTVWRFELPGQHIATFELVLPRSLSAEPTSKEGVGTVALHAVDEGTSSHPDGEIGELLEAQGATLHGSARHQYTTFGGQSPSRRLPEVLPLFAEVLREPDYAERDVAHHVEAQIAAHQSRLASPGAASRMALRRELYGPEQRAGRPASGSPATLVQLTPDDARAWHSETFTPVGATLIVAGALPDEWLEFDWAGGPAPSEAATVPPRKPGRIVVLDRPGAVQATIVAGCRTVTRDDPRWPALRIAGHALAGAFASRLNLDLRERLAYSYGVSGGFSAGPVEGQFTVAGSVRSETAADAVARILDAVALGVGLSEAEVESARRYLIDVAPLANETSADIVAQASALAAAGVAPDYLTGHLRDLAGISADEATDAFRSTVRPDDLAVAIAGDAATLVPALTTAGLAATVVSL, encoded by the coding sequence ATGACCCGCCCGACCGTCGGCCCATCGCGGCCATGGATCTTCCCCACCCCTCGCGTCGACCAGCTCCGCACCGGACTGACCGTCTGGCGCTTCGAACTGCCCGGCCAGCACATCGCCACGTTCGAGCTTGTGCTGCCGAGGTCGCTGTCCGCCGAGCCGACCTCCAAGGAGGGCGTGGGGACCGTCGCGCTCCACGCCGTCGACGAGGGAACCAGCAGCCACCCTGACGGCGAGATCGGCGAACTGCTCGAGGCACAGGGTGCCACCCTCCACGGATCCGCGCGCCACCAGTACACGACCTTCGGCGGGCAGTCCCCGTCGAGGCGGCTGCCCGAGGTGCTGCCGCTGTTCGCGGAGGTCCTGCGCGAGCCGGACTATGCGGAGCGCGACGTGGCGCACCACGTCGAAGCGCAGATCGCCGCGCATCAGTCGAGGCTCGCCTCCCCCGGTGCCGCCAGCAGAATGGCGCTCCGGCGGGAGCTCTACGGGCCCGAGCAGCGGGCCGGACGTCCGGCGTCGGGCTCCCCCGCCACCCTGGTGCAGCTCACGCCCGACGACGCACGCGCCTGGCACTCAGAGACCTTCACGCCCGTGGGAGCGACACTCATCGTCGCCGGCGCGTTGCCCGACGAGTGGCTCGAGTTCGATTGGGCTGGTGGGCCCGCCCCCTCCGAGGCGGCCACCGTCCCGCCGCGGAAGCCGGGGCGCATCGTCGTCCTCGATCGGCCGGGCGCGGTACAGGCGACCATCGTCGCCGGGTGCCGCACTGTGACGAGGGACGACCCGCGCTGGCCGGCGCTGCGCATAGCCGGCCACGCTCTCGCCGGCGCTTTCGCCAGCAGGCTCAACCTCGACCTACGCGAGCGCCTCGCCTACTCCTACGGAGTATCCGGCGGGTTCTCCGCGGGTCCCGTCGAGGGGCAGTTCACAGTGGCTGGGTCGGTGCGCAGCGAGACGGCTGCCGACGCCGTCGCACGCATCCTCGACGCGGTGGCTCTGGGCGTGGGCTTGTCCGAGGCCGAGGTGGAGTCAGCACGGCGGTATCTCATCGACGTCGCGCCACTCGCCAACGAAACCTCCGCCGACATCGTGGCCCAGGCGTCAGCTCTCGCCGCCGCGGGCGTGGCGCCCGACTACCTGACCGGCCATCTGCGCGACCTCGCCGGAATCTCTGCGGACGAAGCGACCGACGCCTTCCGCAGCACGGTGCGGCCCGACGACCTCGCCGTGGCGATCGCCGGCGACGCCGCCACGCTGGTGCCAGCCCTCACCACCGCGGGGCTGGCCGCCACCGTGGTGTCGCTCTAG
- a CDS encoding UPF0182 family protein, protein MSADILEPEAPVRRGPLLWTVLIVGALIIMSVIASRVGTDYLWFRSIDFQTVFTTQLAARLGLLVAFGLLLFAVVFFSMVIAYRLRPKVRRANLDSELLVQLRDALDQRSRLLMAIPALVLGVLGGLAAMSMSSTFLAWWHRTPFGKDDAYFGVDASYYVFTQPWLQFIVGYLLFALIAGFIAAAAVHFMTGALNATAVRGRGNAPASVAAQRQLSVMLGLVLLLIAANTLLDRFALTVTPNSLFTGIGYTDFEVRVPVTVIMAAIAVIVAIAAFVNAWKVRWSVPGAGIALLIVSGILLGMLYPWMIQSFQVTPNQQDLERPYIAENIAATRYAYGIDEVEIEDYEATTTAASGQLRADAEALPAIRLMDPAVIPPTFEQLQQVRGYYAFPRVLDVDRYVIDGKPTDSVVAVRELDLDSIEGGDTWNNRRTVYTHGFGMVAAYGNQREANGEPVFISGGIPTVGLLEEHQPRIYFGERTDYYVIVGAPEGADPVELDTPSGGEGRSESLYTYTGSGGVPIGNLLTRAAFAIRFGDINLMLSDRVNSESRMLHNRLPAQRVQEVAPWLTIDSDAYPSVVDGKIVWIVDAYTTTDSYPNSARVDWTQSISDSRTAANSLLIGQQVNYVRNSVKAVVDAYDGSVKLYEWDEEDPILQTWSKAFPGIITPKADIPQPLLEHLRYPQDLFKVQREVLGRYHTLNPNTWFQQSDIWQVPNDPVRAGQQPVKQPPYFLTVRWPDDERPVYANTTVFVPKDRENLSVYMAVNADATTEDYGRMRVLKLSDAEQIAGPGQTYNFIQTNPVVADRLLPFNRQGASASAIFGNLLTLPLGGGLLYVQPIYTQTTATTGSYPALRFIVVRFGEQIGIGDTLQAALDQVFQGDAGAETGENPVPPSDEQPVPPGEVLVGQERALELLGEAFTLFDGADAALREGDLAEYQSKVDAAEAKMLEAQKALEG, encoded by the coding sequence GTGAGCGCTGACATCCTTGAGCCCGAGGCCCCCGTCCGCAGAGGCCCCCTGCTGTGGACGGTTCTCATCGTCGGAGCGCTGATCATCATGTCGGTGATCGCCTCACGGGTGGGCACCGACTATCTGTGGTTCCGCAGCATCGACTTCCAGACGGTCTTCACCACCCAGCTGGCGGCCCGCCTCGGGCTGCTGGTGGCGTTCGGGCTGTTGCTGTTCGCCGTCGTGTTCTTCAGCATGGTGATCGCCTACCGCCTGCGGCCGAAGGTCCGCCGCGCCAATCTTGATTCGGAGCTGCTCGTCCAGCTGCGGGATGCGCTGGATCAGCGCTCCCGCCTGCTGATGGCGATTCCGGCACTCGTCCTGGGCGTCCTCGGCGGTCTCGCCGCGATGAGCATGAGCAGCACCTTCCTCGCCTGGTGGCACCGGACCCCGTTCGGCAAGGACGACGCCTACTTCGGCGTCGATGCCTCCTACTACGTCTTCACCCAGCCGTGGCTGCAGTTCATCGTCGGCTACCTGCTCTTCGCTCTCATCGCGGGCTTCATCGCCGCGGCGGCCGTCCACTTCATGACGGGGGCGCTCAACGCCACCGCGGTCCGGGGTCGCGGCAATGCGCCCGCCTCGGTGGCTGCCCAACGTCAGCTGTCGGTGATGCTGGGCCTCGTGCTGCTGCTCATCGCAGCCAACACGCTGCTCGACCGCTTCGCACTCACGGTCACCCCCAACTCTCTGTTCACCGGCATCGGCTACACCGACTTCGAGGTGCGGGTGCCGGTCACGGTCATCATGGCCGCCATCGCCGTCATCGTGGCGATCGCAGCGTTCGTCAACGCCTGGAAGGTGCGTTGGAGCGTGCCGGGGGCGGGCATCGCCTTGCTCATCGTCTCGGGAATCCTGCTCGGGATGCTCTACCCGTGGATGATCCAGAGCTTCCAGGTGACCCCCAACCAGCAGGATCTGGAGCGGCCCTACATCGCGGAGAACATCGCCGCCACCAGATATGCGTACGGCATCGACGAGGTGGAGATCGAGGACTACGAAGCCACCACCACCGCCGCCAGCGGGCAGCTGCGCGCTGACGCGGAGGCGCTGCCGGCCATCCGCCTGATGGATCCCGCCGTCATCCCCCCGACCTTCGAGCAACTCCAGCAGGTGCGTGGCTACTACGCCTTCCCGCGGGTGCTCGATGTCGACCGCTACGTCATTGACGGCAAGCCGACCGACTCGGTCGTGGCCGTCCGCGAGCTGGACCTCGACTCGATCGAGGGTGGCGACACCTGGAACAACCGTCGCACGGTCTACACCCACGGCTTCGGCATGGTGGCCGCCTACGGCAACCAGCGCGAGGCCAACGGCGAGCCGGTGTTCATCTCCGGAGGTATCCCGACGGTCGGTCTCCTCGAGGAGCATCAGCCCCGGATCTACTTCGGTGAGCGCACCGACTACTACGTGATCGTCGGGGCGCCTGAAGGGGCCGACCCAGTGGAACTGGACACGCCGTCGGGCGGCGAAGGACGCAGCGAGTCCCTCTACACCTACACCGGCAGCGGTGGCGTCCCGATCGGCAACCTGCTGACGCGAGCCGCGTTCGCGATTCGCTTCGGTGACATCAACCTCATGCTGTCTGACCGCGTGAACTCCGAGTCACGGATGCTGCACAACCGCCTGCCGGCGCAGCGCGTGCAGGAGGTGGCGCCATGGCTCACGATCGACTCCGACGCCTACCCCAGCGTCGTGGACGGCAAGATCGTGTGGATCGTCGACGCCTACACCACCACCGACAGCTACCCGAACTCGGCGCGGGTCGACTGGACCCAGTCCATCTCGGACTCCCGGACGGCGGCCAACAGCCTCCTCATCGGCCAGCAGGTCAACTACGTGCGCAACTCCGTCAAGGCCGTCGTGGACGCCTACGACGGTTCCGTGAAGCTCTATGAGTGGGATGAGGAGGACCCGATCCTCCAGACCTGGTCGAAGGCGTTCCCCGGCATCATCACCCCGAAGGCCGACATCCCCCAGCCTCTCCTGGAGCACCTGCGCTACCCGCAGGATCTGTTCAAGGTCCAGCGCGAGGTGCTGGGTCGCTACCACACCCTCAACCCGAACACGTGGTTCCAGCAGAGCGACATCTGGCAGGTGCCGAACGATCCGGTTCGCGCGGGACAGCAGCCGGTCAAGCAGCCGCCGTACTTCCTCACCGTCAGATGGCCCGATGATGAGCGGCCCGTGTATGCCAACACCACGGTCTTCGTGCCGAAGGACCGCGAGAACCTCAGCGTCTACATGGCGGTCAACGCTGACGCGACCACCGAGGACTACGGCCGGATGCGCGTGCTGAAGCTGTCGGATGCCGAGCAGATCGCCGGCCCGGGGCAGACGTACAACTTCATCCAGACCAACCCCGTCGTCGCGGACCGGCTGCTGCCGTTCAACCGCCAGGGCGCGTCGGCCTCGGCTATTTTCGGCAACCTCCTGACCCTCCCGCTGGGTGGGGGCCTGCTCTACGTGCAGCCCATCTACACGCAGACGACGGCGACCACCGGCTCTTACCCGGCACTGCGGTTCATCGTCGTCAGGTTCGGCGAGCAGATCGGCATTGGGGACACGCTGCAGGCCGCCCTTGATCAGGTGTTCCAGGGCGACGCGGGTGCGGAGACCGGAGAGAACCCGGTGCCTCCGAGCGACGAACAGCCGGTGCCCCCGGGAGAGGTTCTCGTCGGCCAGGAGCGTGCTCTCGAACTCCTGGGCGAGGCCTTCACGCTGTTCGACGGCGCCGACGCCGCCCTCCGCGAGGGTGACCTGGCCGAGTACCAGTCGAAGGTGGACGCCGCCGAGGCCAAGATGCTCGAGGCGCAGAAGGCACTCGAAGGCTAG
- a CDS encoding PPA1309 family protein → MADRLLACLMDVERHVSSAGWDQPARLFALVTTSTLLEVEPQLRGRVPETSPDALTAIEQDEFHATDDVVERLSGIFWPDTVEGCAIAMERAFLPPEHEADLPDDPILAAEFVAKHPAKSDVRVVVGVLRDGAKHGLARLLSNPDDLLGGEDLVPGLADALLDTFRSEDQ, encoded by the coding sequence GTGGCTGATCGTCTGCTTGCCTGTCTCATGGACGTCGAGCGCCACGTCTCGTCGGCCGGCTGGGACCAGCCCGCGCGGCTCTTCGCGCTGGTCACCACGTCGACCCTCCTGGAGGTGGAGCCACAGCTGCGCGGACGCGTGCCGGAGACCTCGCCGGACGCGCTGACCGCGATCGAACAGGACGAGTTCCATGCCACCGACGACGTGGTGGAGCGGCTGAGCGGCATCTTCTGGCCCGACACGGTCGAGGGGTGCGCCATCGCCATGGAGCGGGCCTTCCTTCCCCCGGAGCACGAGGCCGACCTTCCGGACGATCCCATCCTCGCGGCCGAGTTCGTCGCGAAGCACCCCGCGAAGTCCGATGTGCGCGTCGTCGTCGGGGTCCTTCGCGACGGCGCCAAGCACGGGCTTGCCCGACTACTGTCCAACCCCGACGACCTGCTCGGCGGCGAGGATCTCGTCCCCGGGCTGGCCGACGCCCTGCTCGATACCTTCAGGAGCGAAGACCAGTGA
- a CDS encoding PDZ domain-containing protein: MDQSRDNATVAALRAAGVAVSELPRVDSVVLSGPSGELLLPGDLILAVDGEEMSRPEDVGEQVRSHAVGDAIVFTVLREGRETQVTITAAASNADPTIPVAGITVTRGYRYSPRVTYGIDSNVTGPSAGLVFALGVYDRITEQDLLADAVVAGTGTIDPDGRVGSIGAIREKIKGAERDGATVFLVPEGNCAGIGGLDTDLQLVKVATLREAIAAIQLINEGNSTEVPTCG, from the coding sequence ATGGACCAGTCGCGCGACAACGCGACGGTGGCGGCACTGCGCGCGGCGGGCGTGGCGGTCAGCGAGCTTCCGCGGGTCGACAGCGTGGTGCTGTCCGGCCCCAGCGGCGAACTCCTGCTCCCGGGCGACCTCATCCTCGCCGTCGACGGGGAGGAGATGAGTAGGCCCGAGGACGTCGGTGAGCAGGTGCGCAGCCACGCGGTCGGCGACGCGATCGTGTTCACCGTCCTGCGTGAGGGTCGGGAGACGCAGGTCACCATCACGGCCGCGGCCTCGAACGCCGACCCCACTATCCCCGTGGCCGGCATCACCGTGACCCGGGGATACCGCTACTCACCGCGGGTTACCTACGGCATCGATTCCAACGTCACGGGTCCCAGCGCCGGGCTGGTCTTCGCTCTGGGCGTCTACGACCGCATCACGGAGCAGGACCTTCTCGCCGACGCCGTGGTCGCGGGCACCGGGACGATCGACCCCGACGGCCGGGTCGGCAGCATCGGGGCCATCCGCGAGAAGATCAAGGGCGCCGAGCGTGACGGTGCGACCGTCTTCCTCGTGCCGGAGGGCAACTGTGCCGGCATCGGCGGTCTCGACACCGACCTTCAACTCGTCAAGGTCGCAACGCTGCGGGAGGCCATCGCGGCTATCCAGCTCATCAACGAAGGAAACTCAACGGAGGTGCCCACCTGTGGCTGA
- a CDS encoding zinc-dependent metalloprotease: MSNPTPSGPFDFEALKKMLEQLGLGNADEIGFEQLVAQIQKMQAAGGGFTFGMTNADRDPDAAWRTTLTAAKQIVSASGADPELRVEEKAAIVDAERLAQSWLTPHTSFAETGRPARAVTKAAWLDATSDGWRAVIEPIIDGLTEALQRNTSVEGGDEFAAMQQMLAPMMRTSASLIYRDRLKKELAEVAGDILTGTELGFNLLGVPDVLVLPANVAQFTRDLDASDRDVTLYLLLREAARQRLFHAVGWLSPQLSALLGHFAREIEIDFDAIASQLQPENLESLSIEQVVAVGESVRGSFFQPASTPTQVEILDRLEVLLALVEGWVDHVVGRATASWMPNAPQLEEVIHRRRASNTPVNGVFAELLGLDLHPRLVRDAKNLWAAVEHHRGMDGRDAIWGHPDLLPTADHLADPLSFAAGEPVRELAEDPLDAELRKLLGERDS; this comes from the coding sequence ATGTCTAATCCCACCCCGTCCGGCCCCTTCGACTTCGAGGCCCTGAAGAAGATGCTCGAGCAGTTGGGCCTCGGAAACGCCGACGAGATCGGGTTCGAGCAGCTCGTGGCGCAGATCCAGAAGATGCAGGCCGCCGGCGGAGGTTTCACGTTCGGTATGACCAACGCCGACCGAGATCCCGACGCGGCGTGGCGCACCACCTTGACGGCCGCGAAACAGATCGTGTCAGCGTCGGGGGCAGACCCCGAGCTGAGGGTCGAGGAGAAGGCCGCCATCGTCGACGCCGAGCGTCTGGCGCAGTCCTGGCTCACCCCACACACCTCCTTCGCTGAGACCGGCCGACCCGCCCGCGCCGTGACCAAGGCTGCCTGGCTCGACGCGACGAGCGACGGCTGGCGCGCGGTCATCGAGCCGATCATCGACGGGCTGACAGAGGCCCTCCAACGCAACACCTCAGTGGAGGGCGGCGACGAGTTCGCTGCGATGCAGCAGATGCTCGCACCGATGATGCGCACCTCGGCGTCGCTGATCTACCGCGACCGGTTGAAGAAGGAACTCGCCGAGGTCGCCGGCGACATCCTCACCGGGACCGAGTTGGGCTTCAACCTGCTCGGCGTGCCAGACGTCCTTGTCCTGCCGGCCAACGTGGCGCAGTTCACCCGCGATCTCGATGCGAGCGACCGCGACGTGACGCTCTACCTCCTGCTGCGTGAGGCTGCCCGGCAGCGGCTCTTCCACGCCGTCGGATGGCTGTCCCCCCAGTTGAGCGCACTGCTGGGGCACTTCGCGCGCGAGATTGAGATTGATTTCGACGCGATCGCGAGCCAACTTCAGCCGGAGAATCTGGAGTCGTTGTCCATCGAGCAGGTCGTCGCTGTCGGGGAGTCCGTGCGCGGGTCCTTCTTCCAGCCCGCGAGCACCCCCACCCAGGTGGAGATCCTCGATCGCCTGGAGGTTCTCCTGGCCCTCGTGGAGGGCTGGGTCGACCACGTGGTCGGCCGAGCCACGGCCTCGTGGATGCCGAACGCCCCTCAGCTCGAGGAGGTAATCCATCGCCGCCGCGCATCAAACACCCCAGTCAACGGCGTGTTCGCCGAACTGCTCGGGCTCGACCTCCACCCTCGCCTGGTCCGGGACGCCAAGAACCTCTGGGCCGCCGTCGAGCACCACCGCGGGATGGACGGGCGCGACGCCATCTGGGGCCATCCCGATCTGCTGCCCACGGCCGACCACCTCGCCGACCCGCTCAGCTTCGCAGCCGGCGAGCCCGTCCGGGAGCTGGCCGAGGACCCGTTGGATGCCGAACTGCGCAAGCTTCTGGGCGAGCGCGACAGCTGA
- a CDS encoding DUF5679 domain-containing protein, whose amino-acid sequence MATETWEGSFYCVKCKEKRDAKGEVVVNAKGTKMAKGKCPECGTNLNRILGKA is encoded by the coding sequence ATGGCTACGGAGACCTGGGAAGGCTCTTTCTACTGCGTCAAGTGCAAGGAGAAGCGCGACGCAAAGGGCGAGGTTGTCGTCAACGCCAAGGGCACCAAGATGGCCAAGGGCAAGTGCCCCGAGTGCGGCACCAATCTCAACCGCATCCTCGGGAAGGCCTGA